TGTACTTGAGATTCGATGCTGCCTCGATGATCGACTCGATGGCGAAGCAGCCCTTCTGGAATCGCGCCAATTCCTGCACTTGCAGATTGTCGTAGTTCTGGAAATTAAACTTGAAGAAGGGCCGCTTGTCCATCTTGTTTGGCTCATCAGTGTCCGAGAAGAACCATGCCTCCCTCCCATTAGTAAGGACGGCAAGGCGGGATTCTGTGACGTGGAAATAGCGGAACAACTGGCTGAACTGCGTGTCCCCCAGCTTGCTGTTAATTGGCTTTGCCTCCACAAGCATCGCGATCTTGCCGTCAATCTTAATCGCGAAGTCGACCTTCTCGCCTTTCTTCATCCCGACGTCGGCGATAAACTCGGGCATGACCTCTTCAAGGTTGAACACGTCAAACCCGAGGGCTTGGAGGAACGGGAGGACAACCGCGGTTTTGGTGGCCTCTTCAGTTAAAGCCTGACGCTCAGCGACCTTGGAGCGGGTTGAGAGCGTTGCGATCTGTTCGAGAAAATCAGCCATAACAGCACCAAGGTAAATGTTGATTCGCCTGAAGACAGAGGGTGAATCAGTGGCTGGCAGAAAGTCCAGAGCCTTGCGAGAGCGCCTTACCTTTAGTGGATACGCATCAATGGCAACACAAGGCCTGCGCCATGCCCTCGACAAGGTGATTATCGACGACCGTTCGGACCATTCCAGACAGGTGAGGCCTAACCAGAGTTCCAGTTCGGGCCAGAAGGACTGCTCCCCGGCCTGAAGGAGGTCATCTCCGCCCTCGGAACGCGCCATCCCGGGTCGATCGCAAACTTCTTGCTCGGCACTTACTATGCGTTGGACGGGAGACGTCCCATCGACCTGCTGCATGCCGGGTCCGTTGACCTGGTGGTTCTTGCCGCGGCGGGAACAGGCCAGCAAGGTTCCTGAGACTGATCGCCCAGGACAGCGTCCCCTGGCGCGCCGGTACGAGCCGTCGCTTGTGGTCGGGCTGGTGCATGCGAAGACATCGATAGGCGCGGCCTGTGCCGCCAGTCCCCGCAACGGCGCGGCCGGGTCAAGCACCCGGCGCTGAAGCCCTTTGAGGCTGCGGCGGGCGGCGGTGGGGTCGATCTTACCTTCCGGCGTGGCGGTCTCCCCGTTTCTTGTTCTGGTCGGAAGCCTGGCGCGGGGCGTCGCAACGGCAAAGCCGCAAGGCAGGTAACGATCACCCGCCGACCCGAGCCGGGGCCGCCCCATCCCCCACCAGCAGCGACCCGTCGGGCAACGGCCGCTGCAGAAGCCGCGCCTCGCTCCACTCCGCCTCGAGCCAGATCTTCCACTCCGAGGGGTGGGTGACGATCACGGGCATCGCCTTCGGATGCACGGCGGCGACATCGGCGTTCGGCACCGTGGTCAGGAAGGCGAAAAGATCGTCGGTGGTCTCGCCGTCCTTCAGCTTACGGACCGAGGTCCAGCCGGGGACATGGATGCCGGCGAAGAACATCGGCGCCCCCTGCGCGTGCTCGAACCAGGCGTTGCCAAGCCCTGCACCGCGCGGCTCGGCGAAGCGCGTGAGCGGGACCAGGCAACGGTTCTCGCGGCCGAGCCAGCGCCGCCAGTGCGGCGAGCCGACGTTGCGCACGTTGGTGACGCCGCGGTCGACCTTCTTGCTGACGAAATACTGCGGAGGCGTTGGCAGACCCTAGCGCGCCATCGCGAACTCGAGGCCGCCGGAGGAGCCCACCCGGACGATCGGCGCCTGCTGGTCGGGATAGATCTCGGGCTGCGGCGGCAGGTTGCCGAGACTGTCGAGGATCTCCTGGCCCGAGAAGAGCCGCCGCATCGCATCCTGCGCGCGGGTCTGGCTGTAGAGATTGCACATCCGGGAGCACTCCTCGCAGCCGAAGGTTGAATGCCCCGCAGCATAGGGCGGGCGTCTGTCAGAAGACATCGGCCTGACGTCGTGGTCGGCGTCGACGCAGGATATGCCTCCGCTTCTTCACCGCGTGGGAGCGGCACTCAGGAAGCGACGTCGTTCGACGCGGATCTGACCTTTGCTGCCTGGACCGTGTCAGGTTTCCTCCGGGCGGGGCTTCGTTTGCGCCGCGTTTCACGGCCGCGGCCGTGCCCCCGTTGGCCGTCGGCAAGCCGCTGGGTGAAGAGCTTTCCGAGCGGCGGCGGGTCGATCGGACAGTGCTGCGGCAACTCGCCGCATCGGGGGCGCTGCGGGGTGGAAGGGGGTCGGCACGGCGAGAGCAAAGCCGCCGCGGCTTTTTTCGCGGAAGGTGCCCTGCATCCCTCCGATCAGTTCGGGCAAGGTTCGCCTGCGGTCGCCTCGGTTCGGGATGTCGCCGGCCCCTTTGCGGGGTTGGCGCTGACCTGTCTGTGGCACCTGCGGATCGCGGGCACCGGCGGCGCGACCGACCGTTGACCACCGGGGAAGCTGCCGACGCCGGATGTCAGGACCGCGGCACACGCGCGGGACCGAGGTGCGCGAGCGGGTCTGGAGACCGTAATTTTTTCGCAAAATCATGGATTTGACTCCATTCTGGCCTTCTGGTCCTTGTCGCCTCCACAGAATCGATGCCTCCCGACCGGGCGCTGAGGAACAGCCTTCGGCAGGGAGCGCCACCGCGGGACAATGCAGGAACGACCAGATGTTGCCAGTTGGAGATCGCCTTAAGTGTCACGAGGGCGATGATCGTGACCGAAGCTCGTTCAGCGGGCGACAGACGCAAGATACCGGGCTGACCCGTTGTCCCCGCCCACCGCGACCGGGCACCTGGCGTCTGCGGCCTCGTTCAGCGCCCGGCAGCTTTTCCAGCAGCGGCGGGCCTCGTTCGGCACCTGCCGACTCGCTGTGGATCTGCCGGCCCTGTCCGCCTGCCTGACAGGTCGCGGCAGGTTGCATTCACCTCCGCGCGCAGGTCGCCGGATGGCTGAACGCTGGCCCTCGGCCCTCGGCTGAACACTCTCACTTCGCCCTCTACAGCGATCCGCGGCCCCGCCGCGGGACGATCGCTCATGCCTCATGCACAGGATCCAGCCTCATGCCTTCCGACAACCACCTTTTGCTCGATCAAGACGACGCCGCCTTCGCCGCCGCCGAGGAACCACCCTCGGACGCCGATCTCGCCGACGCGCCCGATCCCAGGGACTGGCAGCCGATTTTGACACTCGGAGAGGTGCCGCTTCTCTGGGGCAGGGTCATGCCCCGCCCGCGCCTCGGTGACGCGACCATTGCGGGCTCGCCGCGGATTGCGCTCGACGTCCACGCCAGTTGGGAACTGACGGTCAGCCGGGGGCACCAGCCTTTCGCGCCATCCAACGCTGCCGGGCAGGCCACTGCCCATGACGCCGCTCCAAACCCGGGCAACGGGAGGACTCTCGATCGCGGAGCGCGCGGCCTTGTTCTTGTCGACGATCCCGAACTGCTGGCGCTCTGGCTCGCTCTGAGGATCCAGAGCATCCGCCGCCTCTCGAAAGCGGCACTGACCGCCTGATCCCACCCTCTGTCACCTTGTCGTCGCCGCACGGACGCCCGCTGTCCGTCAGATCTCTCATGCCCATAGGACCATCAACATGTCACGTATCCCGTTCATCCACGCGGCCTTTCCCGATCCGGCCCTAAGCAAGCCCGCAATCGAGAAGCGCCTGAAGCGTCATTTTCGACATTTCGCTGCCCGGAAAGCCGGGCTGGAAGATCCACTCCCGGACGATGACGCCGGCGATCGGGCCATGAAGGAGGGGATCACCGAGCGGATCGACATTCCCTGGCGGTCGGGACAGCGCATCTCCCGCCGGGCGGAAGCGATCAGCACCTGTGCCAGCCGGAAATCGCCGCTGAGCCGGCTGAAGCCGGAGGACCGGAAGCGGCTCGACGTATTGCGCAACGGCGTGGACCTAGTCGATTTGCCCTCGGAACATCGAGCGGACGAAATCGGGGCCGCGTTGCACGCGGAAATGCCGTGGATGGCGCCGGCCACGAACCGGATATGGCAAGATCTGCAGCAATCGGTGCAGCGTGGCGAACCCGGTACCCACATTCTGCCTCAACTGCTCGACGGCCCGCCGGGGATCGGCAAGAGCTATCTCGCCCGTCTGCTCGCGAAGCTGATCGGCGTGCCGGGTCTCACCCTTGAAGCCACCGTGGAGAATGCGTCTTTCGGCCTGGTCGGCTCGCAACGCGGCTGGGGAAACGCCGCGCCGGGCAGGATGATCAACCTGATCCTCGCCGAACTCGTTGGCAATCCGGTGATCTTCGTCGACGAGATCGAGAAGGCGGGACGGGCTGACTCGACCAAGGGGCAGTGCTTTTCCTTGACCGACGCGCTGTTGCCGCTGCTCGAACCGACCTCCGCGGCCGCCTGGAGCTGCCCGTACTTCGAGATCGGCTTCGACATGCGCTGGATCAGCTGGATCCTCGCGTCCAACGATTGGCGATCCCTGCCGCAGCCCTTGCTCAGCCGCTGCCCGCCAATCCGGCTGGAGCGGCCGACGCTGCAGCATCTCAAGGGGTTCGCCCGGCACCAGGGCGCCCGGCGGGGGCTGTCAGAGGCCTCGATCGAGGCGATCTGCGAAGCGCTGGACCGGGCGGTGGCCCGCGGCTACGTGCCGGATCTCAGAACCGTTCTGCGCATGCTCGACCACGCCGAGAGGATGGAGCGGCGGCCGCCGCTGCAGTGATGAAAGTGCCGCCGGTCAGGACAACGGACACGACGCCCGAAAACCAGCTGAGACTGGGTGGCGACACACAACCTGCACGTCGTGCTCGGGAACGCAAGTTTGGCTGGCATGGTCGCAGTGCGCACCTGCGCGGCCGCACCTCGTCAAGGGTGTGGACAACCGATCGTTTCGACTCGGAATCCTCCTGAGAGCTGATCACAATGAACCAGACGAGCAACGGAGGCGCTATCGCAGCAGCAAATACCCTGATCCCAAAAAAGAAAGACCCGGTCCTGAGGGAACGGGTCTCTGAAGTCGGCCGGGCGAACCCGACACTATCCTGAGGCACAAGCCTACGCGGTTCCAACGAGAACGCAAGCGGATCTCCCGGCCAATCCACAGAAACCCGGCGGCGCAGCCGCCAACCTCGATTGACGGGGAACGATACCATGTTGACTGAACTCCAGCTGCTCTGGCGCCCGCCGAAGCCGAGCCGCGCCCAGCGGAAGATCCCGCGCAAGTCCTCGGACCACTTTCTCGGCCAACTGACCTTCGGCGAGGAGGCCGGGCAAGGACAGTGTCTCCAGTTCGAAAGCCTGCTCGAGTACAAGACGGCGCTGCTGCTGATCTATCGGCCCGGGATCGTGGACGTCCGCGAACAGGTAGGTCCGGTGATGTTCACCAAGGCGAACGGCAAAGCTGGCAAGCACTACTTCGACTTCATCACCTATGAAGCCGCCGGTCGCCGGACCGGGGTCATGGTGAAGCCCGAGTGGCGTGCGGAGAAGGCCGAATTCCAGGATGAGGCCGCGCGGGTGCGCGCTGCTGCTGTGCCGACGGTTGTCGATCGCGTCGTGGTCGTGACCGAGCGGCAAATCCATCCCCACAAGCTGGCCCGTGCGTCCCTGTTTCACTATTGCCGGTTCGCTCAGCCCGAGCACGACAAGGTTCTGGCCTGCGCCGCCAACGACTTCGAAGGACCCGCTACCGTCCGGGACTTCTGCCGTGCGGCGGGCATCGGAGATGAAGGCTATCACGGAGCGATCCGCCTGATCCGCAAGGGCATCCTGAGGACCGACGTCGAGTGGCCCCTCAACCTCGGCAGCGTCGTCCGCCGGGGAGTGATCGCAGCATGATGAACCAGCCTGCCTCTGCACCGATGGTTCTCGCGGAGGGCACCGAGTTCGCCCGGGGCGTCCGGACCGGAAAGGTGTACCGCGTTGCGCCCAACGGCTGCGAGGTGCTCTGGCACGAGTGGTTAAATCTCGAAACCGGCGAGGTCGTGCGCGCCATTGCGGACTTCATCCCGGCCGAGGTGATCGGCCGTGAGGTTTCGAGGGGACATCTACGGATCCTCAAGCTTCCGGAAACCATGGTCCACGGCGGGCAGGTGCCGGGCAAGTCGGTGCCGACCCAGGTGGAACTCGAGAGGGCCAGCCATCGGGAATGCTACATCCTCGCGGCGCAGCAGTTGATCGACGACGAAAAGTTGCAGGCGCGTCGCGTGGATTTCGTCCGACATTACCTAGTGATCCTCGGGCTGGGAACCAAGCTGGCGAACAAGCGGGCCGACCGCACGTCCGGAGGCTCCAAATGTGGCACGACAGTTCAGAATCGTCGTCCTCCTGAATGCGGCGAAACGATCTTCCGCTGGTGGAGCAAGTGGGCTGCGGGGTCCAGGATCCTGCAGATGGACGGGTTCCGGAACTGCGGGCGGAAGGTGGGCGATCGCTACACCGACGAAGAGGACGAGTTCTACGGCAATGTCATCCGTATGCGCCTGCACGAGGAGCGACCGCCGATTTCCAGCATCGTCGAGAGTGTGCAGGCGGCAGTTCGCGAGGAGAACTTGCGGCGATCGGCTTTGCCGATCCCCGAAACGGTCATGCAAGTCCCGGGCTATGACTGGATCTGGATGATGATCGCGCGTCTTGCTCCGGTGGATCACAAGGTCCGGACCCGCGGCATGGCAGTTGCCTACCGGGATCTACATACGCTCGGTCTGGGGTTGCAGGTGACCCGCGTCCTCGAGCGCGTGGAACTCGACGAGTACACCGTCGACCTCATGGTCTTCATGCGGATGCTCGAGATCGACACCAAGCTCACACCGGAAGAGAGGCGGGCTCTCGGGCTCGACGGCACGCCGCAGCGACTGATCCTTTCGGCGGCCATCGACGTCTTCAGCGGCGCGATCGTCGGGCTGCAGATCGCGCGGGCCGGATCGGTCGAGGTGACGTTGCGCACGATCGAGATGATCTACCTCGACAAGCAGCCGATCGCCGATGCCGTCGGCGCGCGGCGCGAATGGCCGATGCATGGGCAACCGCAGACGCTCGCCCTCGACCGGTCCAACATCAACATGAGCGACATCGTCTATCTTCGCCTCAGCCATGCCGGCATCACGAACCTGGCGGTTCCCGCCGGAAAGCCCTTCCTGAAACCCTGGATCGAGCAGTTCTTCCGGACGGTCGGGAGCCTGTTCCTCACCCATTTCAGCGGCCGGACCTTCTCGGACGTGGTTCGTCGCGGTGAGAACGATCCGGCGGCACGCGCAACGGTGACCCTCGACGAGTTCCTGAAATGGCTCACCCGCTGGATCGTCGACACCTATCACACCCGCAAGCCCGACACCATCGGCCGGAAGTCTCCGCTCCAGACCTGGACCGAGGCGGTTGCTTCGAGCCCGCCGCTTGTGCGCACCGACCAGAAGATGCTGCGGAAGGCGTTTGGAAGCCTGCACAGCCGCAAGGTGTGCCGGGACGGCGTGACGGTCGAGGGGCTGAGATACTATCACGAAGAGATCGCTCGCTGGTTTCTGAGCGAGACGGAACGCGACCTCGAGGTCGTCTGGTGGGACAAGAAGATTGGTGCCATCGAGGTAGGGTTGCCGGACGGGCGCTGGGTCACCGCCGAATGCGTCGACCCGAAGTGGGCGGACGCCTCCTACGACGACCTCATTCGGCAACGCCTCGCCGACAAGGAGGCCGCGCTCTTCGGTCAGGCGGACCGGGATCGCGCCATCGTCGATCTCGATATTGAGATGAACAAGAAGGCGGCCCTTCGTGGGCTCATTCCGGTTCCGCCGTCGGCGGAGGAACTCGAGAAACGCACGCGGGAATTCAGCCGGTACATGGCCAGCCCCGACCGTACCCCCGACGTATATGGCGATGTCTTCGACAACGAGGTGCCGCCCTTCATCCCCGACCAACCTGCTTCGGCGCCGGTGCCGACGCCGCATGCCTCGCACGACCCGGCATCCACTGACACAGGAGACATCATGGAATGACCGCTTCCTCTACCACCACCCCGGCCTACATGGCGAATGCTCCGGATCCCTCCGACCCGGCGAAGTTCTGCAACTGGCTGCGCGACCGCTATATGCCGAATGCCCGCGACGATGTGTTCGTGGCGGGGCTCAAGGAGATCCTCGAGACCACGCCTGCGGGTGACCTGACGGCGGCGCCGATGCGGTTCGGCCTCGTCGACGAAACCCGCGGGCTGCTCGTCTTCGCCGAGTCAGGCAGCGGCAAGACTTCCCTGATCAAGAGAAACCTGATGCGGGCGTCCGCGATCGGCCTCTCCGACGGACCGGGGCCGGGGAAGGCGCTGTACGTCCGCGTGCCTCCCGAAGCCACGTTGAAGGGCGTGGCCCGCGTCATCGGTGAGAAGACGGGATACCCGATCTCGCCCAAGCTGCGCACGCCCGAAGCATGGGAGATCGCCACCCACCGACTCGGCAAACTCGGGATCACGATCCTCTGCCTCGATGAGACGCATCACCTTCTGAAGGCTAAGAATGAACTGGAGGACGTGCTGCAGCGGCTGAAATCGCTGATGCAAGGAGAGAACGCACTGGCTCTGGTGGTCTCGGGGGTTCCGTCGCTCGATGCCGCGATCCGGCAGGATCGGGAAACCAGTCGTCGTTTCGCGGTGCGCATCGCGCTTCAACCTATTCGGACCCACGAGGAAAGGGGCCGGCTGAAAGACTTTATTGCGCGGTGCTGCGCGCTCGCGAAGCTGGCGCTGCCTGACGATCCCCATCTCGTGGAGCGGCTTGCGGCGGCGACCCACGGCAGCTTCGGGCGGTCGATCGACCTGATGCACGGCGCGATCTACCGAGCGCTGCGTCGGGGCAATGGTCGGCTGACGCTCGACGACTTCCGCCAGTCCTTCGATCTCGAACGGGGCGCGCCGGGGGTGGGCCCCTTCGGCCCCGAGGACTGGCCGTCGCTCGAGGCCCATCTGAAAGAAACGGGATGGGCGCCATGATCCTCCGTCCTCATCTCGCCCATGACCGATCTGAAACCGCAATCTCCTTCGCGCGCCGCCTTGGCCAGTTCCACACCGGGCGTGGCGGCGCCCGCCGGCTGCTGGAGGACCTTGGCATCGACCTGCGCGCCTTCCTTGCCGGCGCACCGGACGCCGTTGCAATTCTTGCGGCGGCCGCGGCCGTGGAGCCCGAGGCGCTCGCCGACAGCATGATCCGGCGCCTCGACCGCTGCCGCGAGTTTCGCGGCGAGCGCTGGACGCGCGGCTTCGTCCTGCCGGAAGGGGCTCGCTTCTGCCCGGACTGCCTGCTGGAGGATGGCGTTGCCGGGGCCGAGTGGCGCGGGATCGGCCGCATCGCCTGGCGTCTTCGACCCGTCCTGACCTGCCACCGCCATCACCGGTCGCTGATCACCCTGCCGGGTGCGGAGGCCAGTGACGATCTCGACTACCGCTTTCCCAGCGCCGCCGAACTCCGCGAGATGGCGGTCGAGACGCAGGTGCAGGTGCCGACGCCGCTGGAAACGATGATCCTGGACCGCCTCGCCGGATCCCGGAGTGCCGGTGGATCATGGCTCGGGCTGCAGACCCTCGAGCAGGCGGTCCAGGTCTGCGAGATGGTCGGGGCGACGGTCGGGCAGGGCCCCGCGTTCGATCATGGAAGCTTCACGCCCGAGGATTGGCGAAGGGCAGGGGCGGCGGGTTTCGCGATCGCGTCCCGCGGCGAAGGTGCCGTGCGCGAGGCACTGGACGGCATAGCATCGCTGTCCACCACGTCGTCCGGCAAGGCCGGGCCGAAGGCGATCTATGGCCGGCTTTACGAATGGCTGGCCTATGGCAGTCCGGTCGTGGACCAGGGGCCGATACGGGAGGTGCTGCGCGAGCACATTCTCGACACGCTGGCCATTGAGCCGGGGGAACTCCTGCTGGGCGAGAGGGTGGAAATCCGCCGGCTGCATTCGGTCCATAGTCTCTCCGAACGGACCGGCCTGCATCGGAAGAGGCTCCGGAAGATCCTCGTGCGAACCGGGCTGGTGTCCGAGGCCAGCTGGGACATGGCAGCGAACCGGCTGGTCTTTCCGGCGCAGCTTGCCGAGGACATGTGCCGCGATATCGTCGATGCGGTTTCGCTGCATCTCGTTCCCGAGGTCATCGGCTGTTCCCGCACGCAGGCGGAGAGCCTCCACCGGGAAGGTATCCTGCGCCCCGTCGTCGATCGCGACCTCGGGTCCGGCATCGGCAAGATCGCTTTCGCACGACGTGACCTCGAAGGTTTCCTCATGACGCTGTCGGGGTTGCCACTGGAAGTCGAAGGAGCCGACGGCGTCGTCGACTTGGTCAATGCAGCCAAGCGGACGGGCCGGACCACCGGTGATCTCGTCGCTCGCGTGCTGGCCGGGACGTTGCCTGCGGTAAGGCGGCGGGGCGATGTCGGCCTTGCGCAGATCCGGATCCGGTCGAGGGATCTCGAACCCTTGAAGGTCCTCGTTGGAGCCGCAATCTCCACCTGACGCCAAAAACGCGAAAAAGAATTTCTGCAACGAAAAGGGCTCGCTGCGGCGGGCCCTTTCGCTTATTCAGGGCTCACGTTCGTGTGAAGGGTCTGTCGGGACAGACTTTTCCCGGAAACGGGACAAACTTTACCTGCAGAGCCTCAATCGCCCATTGATTCTAAAGGGAAATTAATGGGCCGCGGGAGCAACTTTCGCCGCAGCGACACGGTTGTTCAGGTCAGGGTTAAACGCCCTCTTCCGGTGATTTCGGCCACCCCTTGTCACGGGTATGGCACCTTTCGCCGGTAACGCCCTGAATTTCCTCAGGTGGGGCGGCGGCTCTCGTCGCCCCGCCAGGACATCCTCGAATTCGGCGGTTCCGTTGATTTTGAGAGTGGCTTCGGTGCGGCACGAGCGTCTTCGCGAGGTCTCCTCCTGGTGCGGGCACATCATCTTCCGGTGTCCGGAACAATCTGGCTCGTTGCGCTGCAGCATTCGCCGCGCTGCGACGGGCTCCAACCCAGAAGACGCTGCTCCGACTGCGGATACGAGACCTTCGCCGCCCTGGTGGCTCGTTGCGGTGAGGTCAAGGCTTCATGCTCCGGGGCTTAATCCTTCGAGGCGGTCGACCCGCCCTGCGCTCGTCTTGCGTCATCCCGGGTCCGCCAACCGATCTGATGCTCGCAGGACGCGAGGGAGCTGCGGCATCGATGTGCGGGAACCAAATCAGCGATCTGTGGAAGTGACGCCGCGCCCGGCCCAGGATGCCGCCGCCGACCGGGACCGAAGACGGAAGGACGAACGAACGATGAAGCTTTCCCGCAAGACCCTCGTCACCGGCTCCTGCCTGTCGGCAGCCGTGCTTCTCGCAGCCTGCGGCCACAGCCCGCAGGAGTGCATGGAGCGCGTGATGCACTTCGAATCCAATCGATCCAGCCGCGACGGCATGATCGCCGTCGGCACGGTGGTGATGAACCGCGTCGAGTCTCCGCAGTTCCCCGACACCGTCTGCGGCGTCGTGGGACAGCGCGGCCAGTTCGCGCCGGGCGTCATGAAGCGGCGGATGAACCCGCAGTCGATGCCGCTCGTCCGCGAGGCCGCGACCTCCGTCCTGCAGGGCGAGCGCCATCCTCTGGTCGGCACGGCGACCTTCTTTCACACGGCCGGACATCGCTTCCCGTACGACAACATGCACTACGTCGTCGTGACGGGCGGCAATGCCTTCTACGAGAAGCGGCCGAACTACCTGGTGACACAGCCTGTGCCGCCGGAGCCGGTCGAGGGTCTGACGGGCTGGTACGGCGGCTGATAACGGCGCCCCGTCACGCTCCCCTTGCCGCGCTCCCTCCCGAGGCACGCGCATCTAGCGATGAACTCCCGTCGCCAGATCGGCGCGACTGGCAGAAGGGCGCAGAAAGCCACCGCGGTCGCTCCACACGGTCGCATCCGCGAGCGCAACACCTACGGCAAAGACCCCTATCCCCCGGAAGGCTAAGTGAATCATGAGACGTATCCTGTGCATCGATGGCGGTGGCATCAAAGGCACCCAACCCGCAGCCTTTCTGGCGGGCTTGGAAGAAGACCTTGATGAACCGATTGGCCGCTACTTCGATCTGATTGCGGGAACGTCAACCGGGGGGATTCTCGCGATCGGTCTTGCCCTCGGCATCCGGGCCAAGACCCTTCTGGAACTCTACGAAAATCGCGGGCCGACGATCTTCGGGCCAGCGGGGGACAACAACTGGCTCGGGCGAAAGGTCCGAGATGCGCGTGCCGCCTTGCGTCACCTGGTCAAGCCGAAGCACGAGGCATCGACGCTTCGGGACGAGCTCCACGCCGTCCTTGGCGACAAGCTCATCGGCGAGGCGAAGACCCGGTTGCTGATCCCGGCCTGGGATGCCGATCAGCGAAGCGTCTACATCTACAAGACGTCACATCATCCGCGGCTCACCAAGGATTACCGGAAGCCCGCGCTAGACGCCGCGATGGCGACGTCGGCCGCCCCGACCTATTTCGCGCGCCACAAGACGGTGGATGATGTCGGGCTCCTCGATGGCGGCACCTGGTGCAATAATCCAGTGGGCGTCGCGACCGTAGAAGCGATCTCGATGCTTGGCTGGTCTCCGCAGGTCCTGCACATCCTGAGCCTCGGCTGTGTCGACGAGGTCTACATGCTGCCTGAATCTCCCGGCAAGGCCGGTCTTGGGTTGAAGGCGCTCAGCCTTCTCATGGACGGCCAGTCTCGCGGTGCGCTCGGCATTGCCCGTCATTTGACAGGCGATCCGCATGACCGGACGGCTGTTCACCGGTATTCGCCGAGCGTGCCGGACGGGTTCTTTTCCCTCGACGGCACCACAAGATCCAGAGGCTCAAGGGGCTTGGTGCCTCCAGCGCCCGGCACGCCAGCCCCACCCTGACCCCCATCTTCTTCCAGCAACCTGCCGCGCAGTTCGTGCCTGTGCATCAACTCAAACGGAACGCGGCATGAACCAGATCTTCTCGCACCCCCTTACCGATACCGCC
This portion of the Rhodobacter sp. CZR27 genome encodes:
- a CDS encoding type I restriction endonuclease; this translates as MGRPRLGSAGDRYLPCGFAVATPRARLPTRTRNGETATPEGKIDPTAARRSLKGLQRRVLDPAAPLRGLAAQAAPIDVFACTSPTTSDGSYRRARGRCPGRSVSGTLLACSRRGKNHQVNGPGMQQVDGTSPVQRIVSAEQEVCDRPGMARSEGGDDLLQAGEQSFWPELELWLGLTCLEWSERSSIITLSRAWRRPCVAIDAYPLKVRRSRKALDFLPATDSPSVFRRINIYLGAVMADFLEQIATLSTRSKVAERQALTEEATKTAVVLPFLQALGFDVFNLEEVMPEFIADVGMKKGEKVDFAIKIDGKIAMLVEAKPINSKLGDTQFSQLFRYFHVTESRLAVLTNGREAWFFSDTDEPNKMDKRPFFKFNFQNYDNLQVQELARFQKGCFAIESIIEAASNLKYTRAAASYLKGQLDEPDDDFIRLIGRQIHDGSITKAVAEQLKPAIQAALDEIIRDRIQDKLSITLRGDPPSAKNEAAQEVEEPEVETTDEEREGFMIVRAIAAKIAPIERITMRDAKSYCAILMDDNNRRPVCRLYFNSPTTKNIGLFNADKVETKIRVDKPSDLYKHTGAIEAAIQSYLGS
- a CDS encoding SOS response-associated peptidase family protein, with amino-acid sequence MRNVGSPHWRRWLGRENRCLVPLTRFAEPRGAGLGNAWFEHAQGAPMFFAGIHVPGWTSVRKLKDGETTDDLFAFLTTVPNADVAAVHPKAMPVIVTHPSEWKIWLEAEWSEARLLQRPLPDGSLLVGDGAAPARVGG
- a CDS encoding DUF6634 family protein; translation: MPSDNHLLLDQDDAAFAAAEEPPSDADLADAPDPRDWQPILTLGEVPLLWGRVMPRPRLGDATIAGSPRIALDVHASWELTVSRGHQPFAPSNAAGQATAHDAAPNPGNGRTLDRGARGLVLVDDPELLALWLALRIQSIRRLSKAALTA
- a CDS encoding AAA family ATPase yields the protein MSRIPFIHAAFPDPALSKPAIEKRLKRHFRHFAARKAGLEDPLPDDDAGDRAMKEGITERIDIPWRSGQRISRRAEAISTCASRKSPLSRLKPEDRKRLDVLRNGVDLVDLPSEHRADEIGAALHAEMPWMAPATNRIWQDLQQSVQRGEPGTHILPQLLDGPPGIGKSYLARLLAKLIGVPGLTLEATVENASFGLVGSQRGWGNAAPGRMINLILAELVGNPVIFVDEIEKAGRADSTKGQCFSLTDALLPLLEPTSAAAWSCPYFEIGFDMRWISWILASNDWRSLPQPLLSRCPPIRLERPTLQHLKGFARHQGARRGLSEASIEAICEALDRAVARGYVPDLRTVLRMLDHAERMERRPPLQ
- a CDS encoding TniB family NTP-binding protein, translated to MTASSTTTPAYMANAPDPSDPAKFCNWLRDRYMPNARDDVFVAGLKEILETTPAGDLTAAPMRFGLVDETRGLLVFAESGSGKTSLIKRNLMRASAIGLSDGPGPGKALYVRVPPEATLKGVARVIGEKTGYPISPKLRTPEAWEIATHRLGKLGITILCLDETHHLLKAKNELEDVLQRLKSLMQGENALALVVSGVPSLDAAIRQDRETSRRFAVRIALQPIRTHEERGRLKDFIARCCALAKLALPDDPHLVERLAAATHGSFGRSIDLMHGAIYRALRRGNGRLTLDDFRQSFDLERGAPGVGPFGPEDWPSLEAHLKETGWAP
- a CDS encoding TniQ family protein, translating into MILRPHLAHDRSETAISFARRLGQFHTGRGGARRLLEDLGIDLRAFLAGAPDAVAILAAAAAVEPEALADSMIRRLDRCREFRGERWTRGFVLPEGARFCPDCLLEDGVAGAEWRGIGRIAWRLRPVLTCHRHHRSLITLPGAEASDDLDYRFPSAAELREMAVETQVQVPTPLETMILDRLAGSRSAGGSWLGLQTLEQAVQVCEMVGATVGQGPAFDHGSFTPEDWRRAGAAGFAIASRGEGAVREALDGIASLSTTSSGKAGPKAIYGRLYEWLAYGSPVVDQGPIREVLREHILDTLAIEPGELLLGERVEIRRLHSVHSLSERTGLHRKRLRKILVRTGLVSEASWDMAANRLVFPAQLAEDMCRDIVDAVSLHLVPEVIGCSRTQAESLHREGILRPVVDRDLGSGIGKIAFARRDLEGFLMTLSGLPLEVEGADGVVDLVNAAKRTGRTTGDLVARVLAGTLPAVRRRGDVGLAQIRIRSRDLEPLKVLVGAAIST
- a CDS encoding cell wall hydrolase produces the protein MKLSRKTLVTGSCLSAAVLLAACGHSPQECMERVMHFESNRSSRDGMIAVGTVVMNRVESPQFPDTVCGVVGQRGQFAPGVMKRRMNPQSMPLVREAATSVLQGERHPLVGTATFFHTAGHRFPYDNMHYVVVTGGNAFYEKRPNYLVTQPVPPEPVEGLTGWYGG
- a CDS encoding CBASS cGAMP-activated phospholipase, which gives rise to MRRILCIDGGGIKGTQPAAFLAGLEEDLDEPIGRYFDLIAGTSTGGILAIGLALGIRAKTLLELYENRGPTIFGPAGDNNWLGRKVRDARAALRHLVKPKHEASTLRDELHAVLGDKLIGEAKTRLLIPAWDADQRSVYIYKTSHHPRLTKDYRKPALDAAMATSAAPTYFARHKTVDDVGLLDGGTWCNNPVGVATVEAISMLGWSPQVLHILSLGCVDEVYMLPESPGKAGLGLKALSLLMDGQSRGALGIARHLTGDPHDRTAVHRYSPSVPDGFFSLDGTTRSRGSRGLVPPAPGTPAPP